A genomic region of Porticoccaceae bacterium LTM1 contains the following coding sequences:
- a CDS encoding accessory factor UbiK family protein, producing the protein MIPNPLLEQFLNQFNQTFGPGASALGDEVKMHLRTALTSAFNQLDLVPREEFDAQQAVLRRTREKLDALEQQVAALEQQLNKQ; encoded by the coding sequence ATGATACCCAACCCGCTGCTCGAACAATTTCTCAACCAGTTCAACCAGACCTTTGGCCCAGGGGCCAGCGCATTGGGCGATGAAGTAAAAATGCATCTGCGCACTGCCCTGACCAGCGCCTTTAACCAGCTCGACCTGGTTCCCCGCGAAGAATTTGACGCCCAGCAAGCCGTACTGCGCCGCACCCGTGAAAAACTGGATGCTCTTGAGCAACAGGTTGCCGCGCTGGAACAGCAGCTCAACAAACAGTAA
- the lysA gene encoding diaminopimelate decarboxylase: MDHFNTGDDGQLYAEQVSLTEVAARFGTPTYVYSRATLTRHFNAYSDTLKGRPHLICYAVKANSNLGVLDVLAKLGAGFDIVSVGELERVIRAGGDPAKVVFSGVGKQPHEMVRALQAGIHCFNVESREELEVLNRVAGEQGLIAPVSLRVNPDVDAKTHPYISTGLKDNKFGIDISDALATYQRAAELPNLKVIGVDCHIGSQLTEAAPFVDALQRVLKLVDELAENGIALKHLDIGGGLGVTYNNETPPSPDEYIKQLLPYLQDRDLELIVEPGRSIAANAGVLLTQVNLLKLGKHKNFAVVDAAMNDMLRPSLYQAWMKIEPVNANSTAPTRCYDIVGAVCETGDFLGKDRDLAIAEGDLLCLRGAGAYGFTMSSNYNSRGRAAEVIVDGDTLHLVRERETFEDLIRGESVISDSAKGSTGG; the protein is encoded by the coding sequence ATGGATCATTTTAATACCGGGGATGACGGCCAGCTTTATGCAGAGCAGGTTTCCCTGACCGAGGTTGCCGCCCGTTTCGGCACCCCAACCTATGTTTACAGCAGAGCGACCCTGACTCGACACTTTAACGCCTATTCAGACACATTGAAGGGCAGACCTCACCTTATCTGCTACGCCGTCAAGGCAAACTCCAACCTGGGTGTTCTTGATGTACTGGCAAAACTGGGTGCGGGTTTTGACATTGTTTCTGTGGGTGAGCTGGAGCGAGTCATTCGAGCCGGTGGCGACCCAGCCAAAGTGGTCTTTTCCGGTGTCGGCAAGCAGCCGCATGAGATGGTTCGCGCCCTGCAAGCAGGTATTCACTGCTTTAACGTCGAATCCCGTGAGGAGCTGGAAGTACTCAACCGTGTTGCCGGTGAACAGGGTTTAATAGCGCCTGTTTCCCTGCGCGTAAATCCGGATGTAGATGCCAAAACCCACCCGTATATCTCCACTGGTCTTAAAGACAACAAGTTCGGCATAGATATCAGCGATGCCCTGGCAACCTACCAACGCGCCGCTGAATTGCCCAACCTGAAAGTTATCGGCGTGGATTGCCATATCGGCTCCCAGCTTACCGAAGCAGCTCCCTTTGTAGACGCACTGCAACGGGTACTGAAATTGGTGGATGAATTGGCCGAAAACGGAATTGCCTTAAAACACCTGGATATTGGTGGTGGCCTCGGCGTTACCTATAACAATGAGACGCCTCCATCCCCGGATGAATATATCAAGCAACTGCTGCCCTACCTGCAAGATCGGGATCTGGAGCTCATTGTTGAGCCGGGTCGATCAATTGCAGCCAACGCCGGCGTATTGCTAACCCAGGTAAACCTGCTCAAGCTTGGCAAACACAAGAACTTTGCCGTAGTCGATGCAGCCATGAACGATATGCTGCGCCCATCCCTTTATCAGGCGTGGATGAAGATTGAACCGGTAAATGCAAATTCCACTGCACCGACCCGTTGCTACGACATTGTAGGCGCAGTCTGTGAGACTGGCGATTTCCTTGGCAAGGACCGCGATCTGGCTATCGCCGAAGGTGACCTGCTGTGCCTGCGCGGTGCAGGTGCCTATGGATTTACCATGAGCTCCAACTACAACAGTCGCGGTCGCGCTGCGGAAGTAATCGTGGATGGCGACACTCTTCATCTGGTCAGGGAGCGCGAAACCTTTGAGGACCTTATTCGCGGCGAATCGGTTATCAGTGATTCGGCAAAAGGAAGCACCGGTGGCTGA
- the xerC gene encoding tyrosine recombinase XerC, whose translation MTTERGFEQSRTDFERYLRSERGLSAHTISNYLRDLDKLIAFCEQQQIQSPNIIDSHHIRLNLAQLHRKGLGGRSLQRWLSSLRTYFNFEIKYGRLKTNPANGISAPKSPKKLPKTLDADQTQQFLNADSDDWIQCRDLAIVELFYSSGLRLSELTNLNITDIDFRDRTARVIGKGRKERIVPVGQHAINALQQWLKRREEVAINEPQALFVSQRGNRIAQRTVQLRLQQLSISQGMIGKVHPHMLRHSFASHILESSGDLRAVQELLGHANISTTQVYTHLDFQHLAKVYDKAHPRAQSNKPKK comes from the coding sequence ATGACCACTGAGCGTGGATTTGAACAATCGCGCACCGATTTTGAACGCTACCTGCGCTCTGAACGTGGCCTCTCTGCTCACACCATCAGCAATTATCTACGCGATCTGGACAAACTGATCGCATTCTGCGAACAGCAGCAGATTCAAAGCCCCAATATTATCGACAGCCACCATATACGCCTTAATCTGGCACAGTTGCACAGAAAGGGACTGGGTGGCCGCAGCTTGCAGCGCTGGCTATCCAGCCTGCGTACTTATTTTAATTTCGAGATTAAATACGGCAGACTGAAAACCAATCCCGCCAACGGCATCAGTGCACCAAAATCACCAAAAAAATTGCCTAAAACACTGGACGCCGACCAAACCCAGCAATTTTTGAACGCCGATTCCGACGACTGGATCCAGTGCCGCGACCTCGCCATAGTCGAACTGTTTTACTCCTCCGGACTGCGTCTTTCCGAACTGACCAATCTCAATATTACCGATATCGATTTTCGCGACAGAACCGCACGAGTTATTGGTAAAGGTCGCAAAGAGCGCATCGTACCTGTTGGGCAGCATGCAATTAATGCACTGCAGCAGTGGCTTAAACGACGCGAAGAAGTTGCCATTAACGAACCGCAGGCATTGTTCGTGAGCCAGCGTGGTAATCGAATTGCACAACGAACCGTGCAGTTACGGTTACAGCAACTGAGTATCTCTCAGGGAATGATCGGTAAAGTTCACCCTCATATGTTGCGCCACTCTTTTGCCAGCCATATTCTTGAATCAAGCGGCGATTTGCGCGCGGTACAGGAGTTACTTGGTCACGCCAATATTTCCACTACCCAGGTTTATACCCATCTCGACTTTCAGCACTTGGCTAAGGTGTACGATAAAGCGCATCCGAGAGCCCAAAGTAATAAGCCAAAAAAATAG
- a CDS encoding DUF523 domain-containing protein: protein MASKKPKVGVSACLTGDKVRYDGGDKHQPLITTLLSEQLELLPFCPEMAAGLGVPRPPVQLVASDGGLQALGVEQKELDVTSALQNACNQYIAAKSKLHGFILKSRSPSCGLGSTPLHNDNRIAIDTSSGLFAATIRSHYPNIPIVEESWLDTDWRGRLFITCCQISSNKQAKAGLKFAMGKTNDQELFSTLLSLPQQSAEKIIMRFNGC, encoded by the coding sequence ATGGCCTCAAAAAAACCTAAGGTAGGCGTCAGCGCCTGCCTGACCGGCGACAAAGTGCGCTACGATGGTGGAGACAAGCACCAACCATTGATAACAACGTTGCTGTCAGAACAGCTTGAGCTGCTACCTTTTTGCCCGGAGATGGCTGCTGGCCTCGGTGTACCGCGGCCACCGGTGCAATTGGTCGCCAGCGATGGTGGCCTGCAGGCCCTCGGCGTGGAGCAGAAAGAATTGGATGTCACCTCAGCATTACAAAATGCCTGCAATCAATACATCGCCGCCAAATCCAAATTACACGGCTTTATTCTGAAAAGCCGCTCACCCAGCTGCGGTCTGGGCTCTACGCCACTGCACAATGACAATCGCATTGCTATTGACACCAGCAGCGGCCTTTTTGCCGCCACCATTCGCTCGCACTACCCAAACATACCCATTGTTGAAGAAAGCTGGCTCGATACGGACTGGCGTGGCCGATTGTTTATCACCTGCTGCCAGATAAGCAGCAACAAGCAAGCGAAAGCGGGGTTAAAGTTTGCGATGGGAAAGACGAACGACCAGGAGTTGTTCAGCACTCTGCTGTCGTTACCCCAACAGAGTGCCGAAAAAATTATTATGCGTTTTAACGGCTGTTAA
- a CDS encoding lipoprotein — protein sequence MMTIVRRLISITVLLISVLTLSACGNKGPLVPAEPESAFNNPSQAI from the coding sequence ATGATGACTATTGTACGACGCCTGATTTCGATCACTGTCCTGCTGATTTCGGTATTGACGCTGTCCGCCTGTGGCAACAAAGGGCCATTGGTACCTGCCGAGCCCGAAAGCGCATTCAACAATCCATCACAAGCCATCTAG
- the glnK gene encoding P-II family nitrogen regulator codes for MKLITAIIKPFKLDDVRESLADIGVQGITVTEVKGFGRQKGHTELYRGAEYVVDFLPKVKLEIAIDSSQVDQVVEAITKAAATGKIGDGKIFISTLDEVIRIRTGETGANAI; via the coding sequence ATGAAACTGATTACTGCCATCATTAAACCTTTTAAATTGGACGACGTGCGTGAGTCCCTGGCCGATATCGGCGTACAGGGTATTACCGTTACCGAAGTGAAGGGCTTTGGCCGCCAGAAAGGCCATACCGAACTCTATCGCGGTGCTGAGTACGTGGTGGACTTTCTGCCTAAGGTGAAGCTTGAAATCGCTATTGATAGCAGTCAGGTGGATCAGGTGGTGGAAGCGATCACCAAGGCGGCGGCTACCGGTAAAATTGGTGATGGTAAAATCTTTATCTCTACTTTGGATGAAGTAATTCGAATTCGCACCGGCGAAACCGGTGCAAATGCTATCTAA
- a CDS encoding SIMPL domain-containing protein (The SIMPL domain is named for its presence in mouse protein SIMPL (signalling molecule that associates with mouse pelle-like kinase). Bacterial member BP26, from Brucella, was shown to assemble into a channel-like structure, while YggE from E. coli has been associated with resistance to oxidative stress.): MKALLLLFTVLLPTTLLADEFDRRLIHTNGYGEVKVKPDMAHINLNVSATRKEASVAKQEVDDRVNAFIDKLLKLKIKKDDIVASSLRVNPQYEYNRAQSRQEFIGYQASRSMVVTIRNLDKLSDVMDLGLAEKIQGINNIQYDSSEEDKHRQQARLNAIESSKLKAKELANAYGAELGHIVRINYQNRFPEFGMATRNLAQADAFMAASASMEKAGGVYLPDEITYSDNIQVTFDLIIKD; this comes from the coding sequence ATGAAAGCACTGCTACTGCTGTTTACAGTTTTACTACCGACCACTCTGTTAGCCGACGAGTTTGACCGCCGCCTTATTCATACTAACGGATATGGCGAAGTGAAAGTAAAACCGGATATGGCGCACATTAACCTTAATGTCAGTGCTACCCGCAAAGAAGCATCTGTCGCAAAACAGGAAGTAGACGACCGGGTAAATGCTTTTATCGACAAATTGTTAAAACTCAAAATTAAAAAAGACGATATCGTCGCATCTTCACTGCGGGTAAATCCGCAGTATGAATACAACCGCGCTCAATCTCGCCAGGAGTTTATCGGCTACCAGGCCAGTCGCTCGATGGTAGTTACTATTCGCAATCTGGATAAATTATCAGACGTTATGGATCTTGGTTTGGCAGAAAAAATTCAGGGAATTAACAACATTCAATACGACTCGTCAGAAGAAGATAAACACCGCCAGCAAGCCCGGTTAAATGCCATCGAAAGCTCCAAATTAAAGGCAAAAGAGCTCGCCAATGCCTATGGTGCAGAGTTGGGGCATATCGTAAGAATCAACTATCAAAATCGCTTTCCAGAATTTGGCATGGCAACCAGAAACTTGGCTCAAGCCGATGCCTTCATGGCAGCTTCCGCCTCCATGGAGAAAGCTGGTGGAGTATATCTGCCCGACGAAATTACCTACTCAGACAATATCCAGGTCACCTTCGACCTGATTATCAAAGACTGA
- the dapF gene encoding diaminopimelate epimerase: MHGLGNDFVVIDAITQVVEMTAAKARKLADRRFGVGCDQILIVEPPSQPDIDFRYRIFNADGSEVQQCGNGARCFAKFVRDRRLTGKKVIKVETSSGLIELIAGANNQVTVDMGVPVLEPAKIPFQAPQRATLYPLEVAGESVMIGAVSMGNPHAVLQVSSVKHADVERLGPAIESHERFPERVNAGFMEIVSRSEINLRVYERGSGETLACGTGACAAVVAGRLQDLLDSRVKVNLPGGSLTIEWSADGESVKMTGPATTVYQGRIKI; this comes from the coding sequence ATGCATGGCCTCGGCAACGACTTCGTGGTGATTGATGCCATCACTCAGGTCGTTGAGATGACTGCGGCCAAAGCAAGGAAATTGGCAGATCGCCGATTTGGTGTTGGCTGCGACCAGATTTTGATCGTCGAGCCGCCCAGTCAACCGGATATAGATTTCCGCTACCGCATCTTCAATGCCGATGGCAGCGAAGTGCAGCAGTGCGGCAATGGCGCCCGTTGTTTTGCCAAGTTTGTGCGTGACCGGCGCCTGACCGGCAAAAAAGTCATCAAAGTGGAAACAAGCAGCGGCTTGATCGAGTTGATTGCCGGTGCCAATAACCAGGTTACCGTGGATATGGGCGTTCCGGTTCTGGAGCCCGCCAAAATACCGTTCCAGGCCCCCCAACGAGCAACGCTCTACCCACTGGAGGTGGCTGGCGAGTCGGTCATGATTGGTGCGGTTTCTATGGGTAACCCACACGCTGTGTTGCAAGTATCTTCCGTCAAACATGCCGACGTAGAGAGGCTGGGTCCCGCCATTGAAAGTCATGAGCGTTTTCCCGAACGGGTGAATGCCGGGTTTATGGAAATTGTCAGTCGCAGCGAAATTAACCTGCGAGTTTATGAGCGTGGCTCGGGTGAAACACTCGCCTGTGGCACCGGTGCCTGCGCTGCGGTAGTGGCCGGCCGACTGCAAGACCTGCTAGACTCCCGTGTAAAAGTCAATTTGCCGGGCGGAAGTCTTACCATTGAATGGTCCGCTGACGGGGAATCCGTGAAGATGACCGGACCGGCAACCACCGTGTACCAGGGGCGAATAAAAATATGA
- a CDS encoding DUF484 family protein, with translation MSTETDTVSKAISEDDIKAYLNNNPGFFENHPDLLEVIQLPHESGKAVSLIERQVSVLRERNMEMRHRLNNLLDAARTNDKLFEKTKRLVLNLLDARDLNAVVETLYDSLGTDYQLPYFSLVLLNNNSELPSNTARVVGLEEANSQVGTLLRSNRAICGILRTEELEFLFGEQASEVGSVAAVPLSRGQNYGILAVGNSDPNYYRSSMGTLFLSYIAEVLNRILPRFIK, from the coding sequence ATGAGCACGGAAACCGATACAGTCTCCAAGGCTATCTCTGAAGACGACATCAAGGCATACCTCAACAACAATCCCGGTTTCTTTGAAAACCACCCGGATCTGCTTGAAGTTATCCAATTGCCCCATGAAAGTGGCAAAGCGGTTTCCCTGATCGAACGTCAGGTCTCTGTATTGCGGGAACGTAATATGGAGATGCGCCACCGACTCAACAACTTGCTGGATGCCGCGCGCACCAACGACAAGCTGTTTGAGAAAACCAAGCGCCTGGTGCTTAACCTGCTCGACGCACGAGATCTCAACGCTGTTGTGGAGACCCTCTACGACAGCCTGGGCACTGATTACCAGCTGCCTTACTTCAGCCTGGTACTCCTGAACAACAACAGTGAATTGCCTTCAAATACTGCTCGCGTGGTTGGCCTGGAAGAAGCCAACAGCCAGGTAGGCACCCTGTTGCGCAGCAACCGAGCCATCTGCGGCATATTGCGTACCGAAGAGCTGGAATTCCTGTTTGGTGAGCAAGCGAGCGAGGTTGGATCGGTTGCAGCCGTTCCGCTCAGTCGCGGTCAGAATTACGGCATTCTGGCGGTGGGCAACAGCGACCCCAACTACTACCGCAGCAGCATGGGCACCCTGTTCCTCAGTTACATCGCCGAAGTACTGAATCGAATCTTGCCGCGTTTTATTAAGTAA
- the cyaY gene encoding iron donor protein CyaY has translation MNESAFSQLADQLMIDIEEAVDASGADIDCEANNGVLTLTMEENGTVVIVSRQSAVAQIWVAAKSGGFHFNWQEDKWVCSTTGETLPELMTRVCTEQSSEPVVLKF, from the coding sequence ATGAACGAAAGCGCATTTTCCCAACTGGCCGACCAATTGATGATTGATATTGAAGAGGCGGTGGATGCCAGTGGCGCCGATATTGATTGTGAGGCCAACAATGGCGTGCTGACCCTGACTATGGAAGAAAACGGCACTGTGGTGATTGTATCCCGGCAATCAGCGGTTGCTCAGATCTGGGTAGCTGCAAAGTCAGGTGGGTTTCACTTCAACTGGCAGGAAGATAAGTGGGTGTGTTCAACCACTGGTGAAACATTGCCAGAGCTAATGACTCGAGTCTGCACCGAACAATCCAGCGAACCGGTGGTTTTAAAATTTTAA
- the argH gene encoding argininosuccinate lyase, which produces MSDKHTNQSWGGRFSEATDAFVARFTASVSFDQRMAVQDIRGSLAHAKMLTEAGVLSAEEHQQIQKGLAEIQQEIESGQFEWSEALEDVHMNIEAALTQRIGITGKKLHTGRSRNDQVATDIRLWLRDEIDVIANELTRLQKGLLGLAEQEADTIMPGFTHLQTAQPVTFGHHLLAWFEMLDRDYGRLVDCRKRLNQSPLGAAALAGTTYPINRELTAQLMEFDRPTENSLDSVSDRDFAIEFCAFASLLMTHLSRASEELVLWTSAQFNFIDMPDRFCTGSSIMPQKKNPDVPELVRGKTGRVNGHLISLLTLMKSQPLAYNKDNQEDKEPLFDAVDTVRDCLRAFADMVPAIRSKKEVMYEAARRGFSTATDLADYLVRKGIPFRDSHEVVGKSVAYGIEQNKDLSEMSLEELQQFSDRIEADVFDVLTLEGSVAARNHIGGTAPDQVRQAVARANQRLGQR; this is translated from the coding sequence ATGTCAGATAAACACACCAATCAATCCTGGGGCGGCCGGTTTTCGGAAGCCACTGATGCCTTTGTGGCGCGTTTTACCGCATCTGTTAGTTTTGATCAGCGCATGGCCGTGCAGGACATTCGCGGCTCCTTAGCGCATGCCAAAATGCTCACTGAAGCTGGCGTTCTGAGTGCTGAAGAGCACCAGCAGATCCAGAAAGGCCTGGCGGAAATACAGCAAGAGATCGAATCCGGTCAATTTGAATGGTCTGAGGCGCTGGAAGATGTTCACATGAATATCGAAGCCGCTCTCACCCAGCGCATTGGCATTACCGGCAAAAAGCTCCATACCGGCCGTTCTCGCAACGATCAGGTTGCTACCGACATTCGGCTTTGGCTGCGGGATGAGATTGATGTCATTGCCAACGAGCTGACTCGCCTGCAAAAAGGCTTACTGGGATTGGCCGAGCAAGAAGCCGACACCATCATGCCCGGCTTCACCCACCTGCAAACCGCACAACCGGTTACCTTTGGTCATCACCTGCTGGCCTGGTTTGAAATGCTGGATCGTGACTATGGGCGCCTTGTCGACTGTCGCAAACGACTGAACCAGTCACCTCTGGGTGCTGCCGCTCTCGCAGGAACAACTTACCCGATCAATCGCGAACTGACGGCACAATTGATGGAGTTTGACCGCCCCACTGAAAACTCCCTGGATTCAGTCAGTGACCGGGACTTTGCCATCGAGTTTTGTGCATTCGCAAGTCTGCTGATGACCCACCTGTCCCGTGCTTCCGAAGAGTTGGTACTGTGGACATCCGCTCAATTCAATTTTATCGACATGCCCGACCGTTTCTGCACCGGCTCCTCAATCATGCCGCAAAAGAAAAACCCGGATGTGCCGGAGCTGGTACGTGGCAAAACCGGCCGCGTTAATGGCCACCTTATCAGCCTGCTTACCCTGATGAAGTCTCAGCCACTGGCCTACAACAAAGACAATCAGGAAGATAAAGAACCATTGTTTGACGCTGTGGACACCGTACGTGATTGCCTGCGTGCATTTGCCGATATGGTTCCCGCCATTCGCAGCAAGAAAGAGGTTATGTATGAAGCAGCCCGCCGCGGCTTCTCGACTGCTACCGACCTCGCAGACTATCTGGTACGCAAAGGCATCCCCTTCCGTGACTCCCACGAAGTGGTTGGCAAATCAGTTGCCTATGGCATTGAACAGAACAAGGATCTCTCTGAGATGTCTCTGGAGGAACTGCAACAGTTCTCGGATCGTATCGAAGCGGATGTATTTGACGTTCTGACTCTGGAGGGCTCTGTTGCAGCTCGCAACCATATTGGCGGAACCGCTCCCGATCAGGTTCGCCAGGCGGTGGCAAGAGCTAACCAACGACTCGGTCAACGTTAA
- a CDS encoding EAL domain-containing protein — translation MYSNALADFSLTPHSHTVRRFNKSSSGDIFADIALALGQAVQADMVIISLITPQPDKPCQTISFINNGKICDNFEYSLKDTPCEDVTASNFCIFNNNVQELFPNDPALTEMDIHSYVGAPLVDKCGEVIGVVNTLYHGSLSELENIEVLFQLFADLISSELERCRTLQKMEISRQVIASANEGIVICDSQKQILEANKTFSDMLNMSPHALQGKSVEDIIASQYSGHTNSEIWHTIEETDHWSSEFWCEADNGKLLPTWLTVNAIRNDAGQIEHYALFFSDLTDHKVAEQKIHFQANYDSLTGLANRQLFLDRLGLSLHHAQRNNRQIAVLFIDLDLFKAVNDSLGHIQGDQLLRIAAKRLTQITRKSDTVARLGGDEFTMLLEDIHSPSELEEIADKILQTIAQPIDLDGQHTFITASIGIAHYPSDANTADQLLSFADQAMYNAKTAGKNCARFFTREMQVTADQRLDLKHRLDRALSNQQITTAFQPIINLETGRVEKFESLVRWKDQGTHISPTHFIPIAEEFGLIRTLGEQVLEQSCQALSGLHAAGYSHLQFCINRSAKEFPKHNDPHPQWLATAEKYHLPHTALCFEVTESVLTPNSLTQKQFFEHLKNSGCQIAIDDFGTGYSSLSYLRQFPVDILKIDRSFISDFTQDEDDLTLVSTIIAMAKSLGMKVVAEGVETQEQLNQLIKLGCHYGQGYYFSKPLEQSQLLTFLQRHEATES, via the coding sequence ATGTATTCGAACGCATTAGCAGATTTTTCACTGACACCGCACTCACACACCGTACGCAGGTTTAACAAATCCAGCAGTGGCGATATTTTTGCTGATATTGCCTTAGCTCTTGGCCAGGCTGTACAAGCAGATATGGTAATCATTTCACTGATTACCCCACAGCCAGACAAACCGTGCCAAACAATCAGTTTTATCAATAACGGAAAGATCTGCGATAACTTTGAATACTCTTTGAAAGACACTCCCTGTGAAGATGTCACCGCAAGCAATTTTTGTATTTTTAACAACAATGTGCAGGAACTGTTTCCAAATGACCCCGCACTGACAGAGATGGATATCCATTCCTACGTAGGAGCCCCTCTGGTCGATAAATGCGGTGAGGTGATCGGCGTTGTGAATACCCTCTACCACGGTTCACTGTCCGAACTTGAAAACATTGAAGTACTTTTTCAGCTGTTCGCCGATCTTATCTCCAGCGAATTGGAGAGATGCCGCACATTGCAAAAGATGGAAATTTCCAGACAAGTGATCGCAAGCGCCAATGAAGGCATTGTTATCTGCGATAGCCAGAAGCAAATTCTGGAGGCAAACAAAACCTTTTCAGACATGCTCAATATGTCACCCCATGCACTACAGGGGAAAAGCGTTGAAGATATCATCGCCAGCCAGTACTCCGGCCATACCAACAGCGAGATCTGGCACACCATTGAAGAGACTGACCACTGGAGCAGCGAATTCTGGTGCGAAGCTGACAACGGCAAGCTGTTGCCCACCTGGCTAACAGTAAACGCCATTCGAAACGATGCCGGCCAAATAGAACACTATGCGCTGTTCTTTTCCGACCTGACCGATCACAAAGTCGCCGAGCAGAAAATTCACTTTCAAGCCAATTACGATTCGCTTACCGGCCTCGCTAACAGGCAGCTATTTCTCGACCGTCTTGGATTGAGCCTGCATCACGCCCAGAGAAACAATCGACAGATTGCCGTGCTGTTTATTGACCTGGATCTGTTTAAAGCAGTGAACGATAGTCTTGGACACATCCAGGGCGACCAGCTGCTGCGCATTGCTGCTAAACGACTCACCCAGATAACCCGTAAATCCGATACCGTAGCCCGCCTTGGCGGTGACGAATTCACCATGCTGCTGGAAGATATTCACAGCCCGTCAGAGCTGGAAGAGATAGCCGACAAAATCCTGCAAACTATCGCACAACCGATCGACCTGGATGGCCAGCACACATTTATTACCGCCAGCATCGGAATTGCCCACTACCCCAGTGATGCCAACACTGCAGATCAACTGTTATCTTTTGCGGACCAGGCAATGTACAACGCCAAAACCGCCGGCAAAAACTGCGCTCGCTTTTTCACACGGGAGATGCAGGTTACTGCAGATCAACGCCTTGACCTCAAGCATCGACTTGACCGCGCACTCAGTAATCAGCAAATCACCACCGCCTTCCAGCCGATAATCAACCTGGAGACCGGCAGAGTCGAAAAGTTTGAATCACTGGTTCGCTGGAAAGATCAGGGAACCCATATCTCCCCGACGCACTTCATTCCCATTGCCGAAGAGTTTGGCCTGATTCGTACATTGGGTGAACAGGTACTTGAACAAAGCTGTCAGGCACTGAGCGGTTTGCACGCTGCGGGTTATTCGCATCTGCAGTTTTGTATAAACCGGTCGGCCAAAGAGTTTCCCAAGCATAATGATCCACACCCACAGTGGCTGGCCACGGCTGAAAAATACCATTTGCCTCATACTGCATTGTGCTTTGAGGTAACAGAGAGTGTACTCACCCCAAACAGTCTTACCCAAAAACAGTTTTTTGAACACCTGAAAAACTCAGGCTGTCAAATTGCTATCGATGATTTTGGTACAGGTTATTCATCGCTGAGCTACTTGCGACAGTTCCCTGTGGACATCCTCAAGATTGACCGCTCGTTTATCTCGGATTTCACCCAGGACGAGGATGACCTGACCCTGGTATCCACCATCATCGCCATGGCCAAAAGTCTTGGTATGAAAGTAGTGGCAGAAGGCGTAGAAACCCAGGAGCAACTAAACCAGCTGATCAAGCTCGGTTGTCACTATGGCCAGGGCTACTACTTTTCAAAACCACTGGAGCAAAGCCAGCTACTGACCTTCCTCCAGCGTCACGAAGCGACTGAAAGCTGA